A single window of Helicobacter pylori NCTC 11637 = CCUG 17874 = ATCC 43504 = JCM 12093 DNA harbors:
- the polA gene encoding DNA polymerase I, with product MEQPVIREGTLALIDTFAYLFRSYYMSAKNKPLTNDKGFPTGLLTGLVGMVKKFYKDRKNMPFIVFALESQTKTKRAEKLGEYKQNRKDAPKEMLLQIPIALEWLQKMGFTCVEVNGFEADDVIATLATLSPYKTRIYSKDKDFNQLLSDKIALFDGKTEFLAKDCVEKYGILPSQFTDYQGIVGDSSDNYKGVKGIGSKNAKELLQRLGSLEKIYENLDLAKNLLSPKMYQALIQDKASAFLSKELATLERGCIKEFDFLSCAFPSENPLLKIKDELKEYGFISTLRDLENSPTPLILENTPALENASALDGAPKKSCLIVLESVALLSAFLEKLEKTNARIFARLVLNKEKKVLALAFLLQDQGYFLPLEEALFSPFSLEFLQNAFFKMLQHAQIIGHDLKPLLSFLKAKYQVSLENIRIQDTQILAFLKNPEKVGFDEVLKEYLKEELIPHEKIKDFKIKAEKLELLSVELSALKRLCEYFEKGGLEENLLILAREIETPFVKVLMDMEFQGFKIDAPYFKRLEQEFKDELKVLERQILDLIGVDFNLNSPKQLGEILYEKLELPKNKSHSTDEKSLLKILDKHPSIPLILEYRELNKLFNTYTTPLLRLKDKDDKIHTTFIQTGTATGRLSSHSPNLQNIPVRSPKGLLIRKGFIASSKEYCLLGVDYSQIELRLLAHFSQDKDLMEAFLKGRDIHLETSKALFGEDLAKEKRSIAKSINFGLVYGMGSKKLSETLNISLNEAKSYIEAYFKRFPSIKDYLNRMKEEILKTSKAFTLLGRYRVFDFTGANDYIKGNYLREGVNAIFQGSASDLLKLGMLKVSERFKNNPSVRLLLQVHDELIFEIEEKNALELQQEIQRILNNEVYPLRVPLETSAFVANRWNELKG from the coding sequence ATGGAGCAGCCAGTCATTAGAGAGGGGACTTTAGCGTTAATTGATACCTTTGCGTATTTGTTTAGAAGCTATTACATGAGCGCTAAAAATAAGCCTTTAACCAACGATAAGGGCTTTCCTACAGGGCTTTTAACGGGGCTTGTGGGCATGGTTAAAAAATTTTATAAAGACAGAAAAAACATGCCTTTTATCGTGTTCGCTCTAGAAAGCCAGACTAAAACTAAAAGAGCTGAAAAATTGGGCGAATACAAACAAAACCGCAAAGACGCCCCTAAAGAGATGCTTTTACAAATCCCTATCGCCTTAGAATGGTTGCAAAAAATGGGTTTTACTTGCGTGGAAGTGAATGGGTTTGAAGCTGATGATGTTATCGCCACTCTAGCCACGCTAAGCCCTTATAAAACCCGCATTTATTCTAAAGATAAGGATTTTAACCAGCTTTTGAGCGATAAAATCGCACTTTTTGATGGCAAAACGGAATTTTTGGCGAAAGATTGCGTGGAAAAATACGGGATTTTGCCGAGTCAATTCACGGATTATCAGGGCATTGTGGGGGATAGCAGCGATAATTACAAGGGGGTTAAAGGCATTGGGAGCAAGAACGCTAAGGAATTGTTGCAGCGATTAGGGAGCTTGGAAAAAATCTATGAAAATTTAGACTTGGCGAAAAATTTACTCAGCCCTAAAATGTATCAAGCCTTGATACAAGACAAAGCAAGCGCGTTTTTAAGCAAAGAATTAGCCACTTTAGAAAGAGGATGCATTAAAGAATTTGATTTTTTAAGTTGCGCTTTTCCTAGCGAAAACCCCTTATTGAAAATCAAAGATGAATTGAAAGAATATGGTTTCATTTCTACCTTAAGGGATTTAGAAAATTCCCCTACGCCTTTAATTTTAGAAAACACGCCCGCATTAGAAAACGCCTCCGCATTAGACGGCGCCCCTAAAAAATCGTGCTTAATCGTTTTGGAAAGCGTCGCGCTTTTGAGCGCGTTTTTAGAAAAGTTAGAAAAAACTAACGCTAGGATTTTTGCGCGTTTGGTGCTGAATAAAGAAAAAAAAGTTTTGGCCCTAGCGTTTTTATTACAAGATCAAGGCTATTTTTTACCCCTAGAAGAGGCGTTATTTTCGCCTTTTTCTTTAGAATTTTTGCAAAACGCTTTTTTTAAAATGTTACAGCATGCGCAAATCATTGGGCATGATTTAAAGCCCTTATTGAGCTTTTTAAAAGCCAAATACCAGGTGTCTTTAGAAAACATCCGCATCCAAGACACTCAAATTTTAGCGTTTTTAAAAAATCCGGAAAAAGTGGGGTTTGATGAAGTTTTAAAGGAATATTTAAAAGAAGAATTAATCCCGCATGAAAAAATCAAAGATTTTAAGATTAAAGCGGAGAAATTAGAACTTTTAAGCGTGGAATTAAGCGCTTTAAAGCGTTTGTGCGAATACTTTGAAAAAGGGGGGCTAGAAGAGAATTTGCTTATTTTGGCTAGAGAGATTGAAACGCCGTTTGTGAAAGTTTTAATGGATATGGAATTTCAAGGCTTTAAAATTGATGCGCCTTATTTCAAGCGCTTAGAGCAGGAGTTTAAAGATGAATTAAAAGTTTTAGAGCGCCAAATTTTGGATCTAATCGGCGTGGATTTTAACCTCAATTCGCCTAAGCAACTTGGCGAGATTTTGTATGAAAAATTAGAGCTTCCTAAAAATAAAAGCCATTCTACTGATGAAAAAAGCTTGTTAAAAATCCTAGACAAGCACCCAAGTATCCCTTTGATTTTAGAATACAGGGAATTGAATAAGCTTTTTAACACTTACACCACCCCCTTATTGCGCTTAAAAGACAAAGACGATAAAATCCATACCACTTTCATCCAAACCGGCACAGCTACCGGGCGTTTAAGCTCGCATTCGCCTAATTTGCAAAATATCCCAGTGCGATCGCCTAAAGGCTTACTCATTCGTAAGGGCTTTATCGCTAGCTCTAAAGAATATTGTTTATTAGGAGTGGATTATTCGCAGATTGAATTGCGCTTATTAGCCCATTTCAGCCAGGATAAGGATTTAATGGAGGCGTTTTTAAAGGGGCGAGACATCCATTTAGAAACTTCTAAGGCGTTGTTTGGAGAAGATTTGGCTAAAGAAAAACGATCCATCGCTAAAAGCATTAATTTTGGGCTGGTGTATGGCATGGGGAGTAAGAAATTGAGCGAAACTTTAAACATTTCTTTAAATGAGGCTAAAAGCTACATAGAAGCGTATTTCAAGCGATTCCCTAGCATCAAAGATTATTTAAACCGCATGAAAGAAGAGATTTTAAAAACTTCTAAAGCCTTCACTTTGCTTGGGCGTTATCGGGTGTTTGATTTTACCGGCGCAAATGACTATATCAAGGGCAATTATTTGCGAGAGGGCGTGAATGCGATTTTTCAAGGGAGTGCCAGCGATTTATTGAAATTAGGCATGCTCAAAGTGAGCGAGCGTTTCAAAAATAACCCTTCGGTGAGGCTGCTTTTGCAAGTGCATGACGAATTGATTTTTGAAATTGAAGAAAAAAACGCATTAGAGTTGCAGCAAGAAATCCAACGCATTCTTAATAATGAAGTGTATCCTTTGAGGGTGCCACTAGAAACGAGCGCGTTTGTGGCGAATCGTTGGAATGAACTAAAAGGTTAG
- a CDS encoding outer membrane protein encodes MLKRIILLGALGVLANAEESAAFVGVNYQVSMIQNQTKMVNDNGLQKPLIKFPPYAGAGFEVGYKQFFGKKKWFGARYYGFFDYAHNRFGVMKKGIPVGESGFIYNSFSFGGNTLMERDSYQGQYYVNLFTYGVGLDTLWNFVNKENMVFGFVVGIQLAGDSWATSISKEIASYAKHHSNSSYSPANFQFLWKFGVRTHIAKHNSLELGIKVPTITHRLFSLTNEKGYTLQADVRRVYAFQISYLRDF; translated from the coding sequence ATGTTGAAAAGAATTATATTATTAGGGGCTTTGGGTGTTTTAGCGAACGCTGAAGAGAGCGCGGCTTTTGTGGGAGTCAATTACCAGGTGAGCATGATACAAAATCAGACTAAAATGGTGAATGACAACGGCTTGCAAAAGCCTTTGATAAAGTTCCCGCCTTATGCAGGAGCGGGTTTTGAAGTGGGCTATAAACAATTTTTTGGCAAGAAAAAATGGTTTGGTGCGCGTTATTATGGGTTTTTTGACTACGCGCACAACCGCTTTGGCGTGATGAAAAAGGGTATCCCGGTGGGCGAGAGCGGGTTTATTTACAATAGTTTTAGTTTTGGAGGGAACACTTTAATGGAAAGGGATTCCTATCAAGGGCAATACTATGTCAATTTATTCACTTATGGTGTGGGGCTAGATACGCTGTGGAATTTTGTGAATAAAGAAAACATGGTTTTTGGTTTTGTGGTAGGAATCCAATTAGCTGGGGATAGTTGGGCAACGAGCATCAGTAAAGAGATCGCCAGCTATGCAAAACACCACAGCAATTCCAGTTATAGCCCGGCCAATTTCCAGTTTTTATGGAAGTTTGGGGTCCGCACCCATATCGCTAAACACAATAGCCTAGAATTAGGGATTAAAGTGCCTACGATCACGCACCGGCTTTTCTCTCTTACCAACGAAAAGGGATACACCTTACAGGCTGATGTGCGCCGAGTTTATGCGTTTCAAATCAGTTACTTGAGGGATTTTTAA
- the ilvE gene encoding branched-chain-amino-acid transaminase — MVNLENLDWKNLGFSYIKTDFRFIATYKNGSWSHGGLVSENVLQISEGSPVLHYGQACFEGLKAYRSQKGKALLFRPLENAKRLQTSCERLLMPKVSEELFLRACAEVVKANQKWLAPYKSGASLYLRPFVIGVGDNLGVKPANEYLFIVFCAPVGAYFKGGIEKGGARFITTIFDRAAPKGTGGVKVGGNYAASLLAHKIATEQGYDDCIYLDPATHTKIEEVGAANFFGITHDDAFITPHSPSILPSITKKSLMVLAKEYLNLNIEEREILMDELGAFKEAGACGTAAIITPIKEIAHNNKSYFFETPGNITKQLYDLLLSIQQGEQEAPKDWIFEVC; from the coding sequence ATGGTGAATTTAGAAAATTTAGACTGGAAAAATTTAGGCTTTAGCTACATTAAAACGGATTTTCGCTTCATCGCTACTTATAAAAACGGCTCTTGGTCGCATGGCGGATTGGTGAGCGAAAATGTGCTACAAATCAGCGAAGGCTCGCCGGTCTTGCACTACGGGCAGGCTTGTTTTGAAGGCTTGAAGGCTTACCGCTCTCAAAAGGGGAAGGCTTTACTTTTTCGCCCTTTAGAAAACGCCAAACGCTTGCAAACTTCATGCGAAAGACTGCTCATGCCCAAAGTGAGCGAAGAGCTGTTTTTAAGGGCATGCGCTGAAGTAGTCAAAGCGAATCAAAAATGGCTCGCTCCTTATAAAAGCGGGGCGAGTTTGTATTTGCGCCCTTTTGTCATAGGCGTAGGGGATAATTTGGGGGTGAAGCCGGCTAATGAATACCTTTTTATCGTGTTTTGCGCGCCTGTGGGGGCGTATTTTAAGGGGGGTATAGAAAAAGGAGGGGCTAGGTTTATCACTACGATTTTTGATAGGGCCGCGCCTAAAGGCACCGGAGGGGTGAAAGTGGGGGGGAATTACGCTGCAAGCCTGTTAGCCCATAAAATAGCCACAGAGCAGGGCTATGATGATTGCATTTATTTAGATCCTGCCACGCACACTAAAATTGAAGAAGTGGGGGCGGCGAATTTTTTTGGCATAACGCATGATGATGCCTTTATCACCCCGCATTCGCCAAGCATTCTGCCAAGCATTACCAAAAAAAGCTTGATGGTTTTGGCTAAAGAGTATTTGAATCTCAACATAGAAGAGAGGGAAATCCTAATGGATGAGTTGGGCGCGTTTAAAGAAGCTGGAGCGTGCGGGACAGCTGCGATCATTACGCCCATTAAAGAAATCGCGCACAATAACAAGTCTTATTTTTTTGAAACGCCGGGCAATATTACTAAACAACTCTATGATTTGCTTTTATCCATCCAGCAAGGCGAACAAGAAGCCCCCAAAGATTGGATTTTTGAAGTTTGCTAA
- a CDS encoding outer membrane protein has protein sequence MFKKIIFFCVFLMGGFAVFPLDAMPILHDKTPKKNYQEAHEKLYRSIINRQKLTRKKSGWYFLGGFGAVEAIKDYQGQEMKDWIATLNLKTGVQSFFKKYIGIRGVFAWDLGSGKVNYQSHKDPTNSFFTMLAVGLDVIMEFPLGSYKHYLGAFGGARGALVVYTDKQNFKFFKHSVVSGGLAINGGVMLTLFLRHRIELGFKILPTARLLSSSKRFETSPLFYAAYSYKF, from the coding sequence ATGTTTAAAAAAATCATTTTTTTTTGTGTTTTCTTAATGGGGGGTTTTGCTGTCTTTCCCCTTGATGCAATGCCTATTTTGCACGATAAAACCCCTAAAAAAAATTACCAAGAAGCCCATGAAAAGCTCTATAGAAGCATCATTAACCGCCAAAAGCTCACTCGTAAAAAAAGCGGGTGGTATTTTTTAGGAGGGTTTGGCGCTGTAGAGGCCATTAAGGACTATCAAGGCCAAGAAATGAAAGATTGGATCGCAACGCTCAATTTAAAAACCGGCGTGCAAAGTTTTTTTAAAAAATACATCGGGATTAGGGGGGTTTTTGCATGGGATCTTGGGTCAGGAAAAGTGAATTACCAAAGCCATAAAGATCCTACCAACTCTTTTTTTACCATGCTTGCGGTGGGTTTGGATGTGATTATGGAATTTCCTTTAGGGAGTTATAAGCATTATTTGGGGGCGTTTGGAGGAGCTAGGGGGGCTTTAGTCGTTTATACGGACAAGCAAAATTTCAAATTTTTTAAACATTCGGTGGTTTCAGGGGGTTTAGCGATTAATGGAGGGGTTATGCTCACGCTTTTTTTAAGACACCGCATTGAATTAGGGTTTAAAATCTTACCCACCGCCAGATTGCTTTCTAGCTCCAAACGCTTTGAGACTTCGCCCTTATTTTATGCGGCATACAGCTATAAATTTTAA